In one Thermanaerovibrio velox DSM 12556 genomic region, the following are encoded:
- a CDS encoding M20/M25/M40 family metallo-hydrolase, with protein MINRDRLLEEFLELVKVPSPSGKEKALADLLTEKLRDLGLKVTVDDAGDKIGGQTGNVIARLDGTIDAEPVLFSCHMDTVSPCEKIVPIVKNNAIYSDGTSVLGADDKAGIAAVLEALRCLKESQEDHGPVEVVFSVWEEGGLRGAQNLDTSLITARHAYVLDSGGDVGEIVIKGPAQDRIDVVIKGRSAHAGVAPEEGVSAIMIAARAIEGMRLLRIDHETTANVGYISGGGATNIVTPEVVIKAEARSLDEAKLDRQSAHMAERFKRAAEEMGGTAEVTVARAYPPFNVDEESLTVRMVKEAAKRMGLAPKTCSTGGGSDTNILNSKGISAVNLGIGERKPHTLEEHIYIKDLENTSALVLEIVRSFAAGR; from the coding sequence ATGATCAACCGTGATAGGCTGCTGGAGGAGTTCCTGGAGCTGGTTAAGGTGCCAAGTCCCTCGGGCAAGGAGAAGGCGCTGGCGGACCTGCTGACGGAGAAGCTCCGGGACCTGGGGCTTAAGGTGACGGTGGACGATGCGGGGGACAAGATCGGGGGGCAGACCGGCAACGTGATCGCCCGGCTCGATGGGACCATTGACGCGGAGCCGGTGCTCTTCAGCTGCCACATGGACACCGTGTCCCCCTGCGAGAAGATAGTCCCCATCGTTAAGAACAACGCGATCTACAGCGACGGCACCAGCGTGCTCGGGGCGGACGACAAGGCGGGCATAGCGGCGGTCCTGGAGGCCCTGAGGTGCCTCAAGGAGTCCCAGGAGGACCACGGCCCCGTGGAGGTGGTCTTCTCCGTCTGGGAGGAGGGGGGGCTTAGGGGGGCCCAGAACCTGGACACCTCCCTCATAACCGCAAGGCACGCCTACGTGCTGGACAGCGGCGGGGACGTGGGGGAGATAGTGATAAAGGGCCCCGCCCAGGACAGGATAGACGTGGTCATAAAGGGCAGGAGCGCCCACGCGGGGGTGGCCCCGGAGGAGGGGGTAAGCGCCATCATGATAGCCGCCAGGGCCATCGAGGGCATGAGGCTACTTCGGATAGACCACGAGACCACCGCAAACGTGGGCTACATATCCGGCGGCGGGGCAACCAACATAGTCACCCCCGAGGTGGTCATAAAAGCGGAGGCCCGAAGCCTTGACGAGGCCAAGCTGGACCGGCAGAGCGCCCACATGGCGGAGCGCTTCAAGCGGGCGGCGGAGGAGATGGGAGGTACCGCCGAGGTCACCGTTGCCAGGGCCTACCCGCCCTTCAACGTGGACGAGGAGAGCCTCACGGTCCGGATGGTCAAGGAGGCGGCGAAACGGATGGGGCTTGCCCCCAAGACCTGCTCCACCGGCGGGGGAAGCGACACCAACATACTGAACTCCAAGGGGATCTCCGCGGTCAACCTGGGCATAGGGGAGAGGAAGCCCCATACGCTGGAGGAGCACATATACATAAAGGACCTGGAGAACACTTCCGCACTGGTCCTGGAGATAGTAAGGTCCTTCGCCGCCGGTCGCTAG